In Antechinus flavipes isolate AdamAnt ecotype Samford, QLD, Australia chromosome 3, AdamAnt_v2, whole genome shotgun sequence, a genomic segment contains:
- the SYT3 gene encoding synaptotagmin-3, translating into MSGDYEDDLCRRALTLVSDLCSRIQDADEKCQEFWRIRGYPRPSDADISVSLLSVIVTFCGIVLLGVSLFVSWKLCWVPWRDKGGSAPGGGPLRKDPGAGLAGLVGGGAGHHLGPGLGGPHHLLGGPHHHPPFSELLETGGVGGPEPPEPSYLDMDSYPDAAAAAAAAVAAGVKPSQTSPELPADGSAGTGGGLLLVPPGGGGLPSAQSHQQVTSLAPPARYPALPRPLTQQPLTPQPPAPSLTEPEERPPAPALPLPLPAGEEKARLIGQIQPELYQGAGAGAGAGGRRAGAGPGAGRFSFALRYLYGSDQLVVRVLQALDLPAKDSNGFSDPYVKIYLLPDRKKKFQTKVHRKTLNPVFNETFQFSVPLAELAQRKLHFSIYDFDRFSRHDLIGQVVLDNLLELAEQPPDRPLWRDIIEGGSEKADLGELNFSLCYLPTAGRLTVTIIKASNLKAMDLTGFSDPYVKASLISEGRRLKKRKTSIKKNTLNPTYNEALVFDVAPESVEAVGLSIAVVDYDCIGHNEVIGVCRVGADAADAHGREHWAEMLANPRKPVEYWHQLVEEKTLTSFTKGTKGLSERESSE; encoded by the exons ATGTCAGGGGACTATGAGGATGACCTTTGTCGCCGGGCTCTGACCTTAGTCTCTGACCTGTGCTCCCGGATCCAGGATGCTGATGAAAAATGCCAGGAGTTTTGGCGGATCCGAGGCTATCCGCGGCCCTCAGATGCAG ACATCTCGGTGAGCCTGCTCTCGGTGATCGTGACCTTCTGTGGCATTGTCCTGCTGGGTGTCTCGCTCTTCGTGTCATGGAAGCTGTGCTGGGTGCCCTGGCGGGACAAGGGGGGCTCGGCCCCCGGGGGCGGCCCGCTTCGCAAGGATCCTGGGGCCGGCCTGGCGGGGCTGGTGGGTGGCGGGGCCGGTCACCACCTGGGGCCTGGCCTGGGGGGCCCACACCACCTCCTGGGTGGGCCCCACCACCATCCCCCCTTCTCGGAGCTGCTAGAGACTGGAGGGGTGGGGGGCCCCGAGCCCCCAGAACCATCCTACCTGGACATGGACTCTTACCCAGATGCtgcggccgccgccgccgccgccgtggCCGCTGGGGTCAAGCCCAGCCAGACGTCGCCTGAGCTGCCCGCCGATGGCAGCGCTGGGACTGGTGGGGGGCTCCTCCTAGTGCCCCCTGGGGGAGGTGGGCTTCCCAGTGCTCAGTCCCACCAGCAGGTCACCAGCCTGGCCCCTCCAGCGAG GTATCCAGCTCTTCCCCGGCCCCTCACTCAACAGCCCCTGAccccccagcccccagccccgAGCCTGACGGAGCCTGAGGAGAGACCCCCGGCCCCGGCCCTGCCTCTCCCGCTGCCCGCGGGCGAGGAGAAGGCCAGGCTCATCGGGCAGATCCAGCCCGAGCTGTACCAGGGGgcgggggccggggccggggccgggggccGGCGGGCGGGGGCCGGGCCGGGGGCCGGCCGCTTCAGCTTCGCCCTGCGCTACCTCTACGGCTCCGACCAGCTGGTCGTCCGGGTCCTCCAGGCCCTCGATCTGCCGGCCAAAGACTCCAACGGCTTCTCCGACCCCTACGTCAAGATCTACCTGTTGCCGGACCGCAAGAAAAAGTTTCAGACCAAG GTGCACAGGAAGACTCTGAACCCGGTGTTCAACGAGACCTTCCAGTTCTCGGTGCCGCTGGCCGAGCTGGCCCAGAGGAAGCTGCACTTTAGCATCTATGACTTTGACCGCTTCTCCAGACACGACCTCATCGGCCAAGTGGTGCTGGACAACCTGCTGGAGCTGGCAGAGCAGCCGCCCGACCGCCCCCTCTGGAGAGACATCATCGAAGGCGGCTCG GAGAAGGCCGACCTCGGGGAGCTGAACTTCTCCCTGTGCTACCTCCCCACGGCCGGGCGCCTGACCGTGACCATCATCAAAGCCTCCAACCTCAAAGCTATGGACCTCACCGGCTTCTCGG ACCCTTACGTGAAGGCCTCCCTGATCTCCGAGGGCCGGCGCCTGAAGAAACGCAAGACCTCCATCAAGAAGAACACGCTGAACCCCACGTACAACGAGGCCCTGGTGTTTGACGTGGCCCCGGAGAGTGTGGAGGCCGTGGGGCTGAGCATCGCTGTGGTGGATTATGACTG CATTGGGCACAATGAGGTCATTGGGGTGTGCCGAGTCGGGGCGGATGCGGCTGACGCCCATGGCCGAGAACACTGGGCAGAGATGCTGGCCAACCCCCGAAAGCCTGTGGAATACTGGCACCAGCTGGTGGAG GAGAAGACCCTCACCAGCTTCACCAAGGGCACCAAGGGACTGAGTGAGAGAGAGAGCTCCGAGTGA